The window cttctttttcaggggcAAAAGACACTGCCCCTGCGTCCCTTTCAGAAGAATCATGGACACTGGAAGCTTTGGCCACTTTTGTAAACTGAGGTTTCTGGCCCATTAGTGGGAGTATATTTATAATACTGATAATATTTAAATAGGATTTGCAGTATTAGAATGCACCATCCATCCACAGAAAGGACCTAAGTCTTGAAACATGTCTCCGATATTTCAAGGACATGGGTGTTCTCCGATGCTTTGCAACACTGAATGgaagtttttaaatttgaaaaatcacTATCtagaccaacttttttttttttttttttttttatagagagagaatcagacagggacagacagacagaaattgagagatgagaagcatcaatcattagtttttcattgattgctttctcatatgtgccttgaccacgggccttcagcagactaagctcttgatcaagccagcgaccttgggtccaagccggtgagctttgcttaaagcagatgagcccgcgttcaagttgatgaactcggggtctcgaacctgggtccttggcatcccagtctgatgctctatccactgcgccaccgcctggtcagggtagaCCAACTTTCTTGTTCCAACTCCATGCCCTCCACTTTTACTAGGAGAAACCTGAACCAAAGAGGGACAGGTGTGAAGGCCCATAGCGGGGGTTGGTGGACCTTGGGGTTTGACTTGACAACCATTTAAGAGGCAGGGGCGCGGGTGGGGGGTTGGGACTAAAGGTGAGAATTTAAagctcttttcctcccacatccACTGTCCACAGGTAGGGTCCCCCGCCCCCACGTTCTGTCCCACATCTGGGACCCCGACTCACCCAGGTTATAGAGCAAGAAGAGGCCCTGGAAGGCGGCCTGGCGGGGGTGCGGCCCGGCGCCCCGCGCGTAGCAGCGCCGCAGCGAACCGAAGCCCTCATGCACCTGGGCCTGCAGTAGCACCGGGTCCACTTTCCCGTGCCCTGCACTGGGCCCGAGCCGCGCCACCACCGCCAGCAGCACAGCCAGCGCCGCTTCCAGCACCACCGCCGCCTCGGCGTCGGCCGCGCTCTGCAAGGCCAGGTCCAGCCTCACAGCGCGCAACCTGTCCGCCACGAAGCTGGCCACCTCCGCGCGGGACGCGTCGGCGCACTCGGCCACGTCGCCGGCCAGATAGCGCACGGTGGCCAGAAGCACGGATGGCGGTCGGAGCTGGCTCGGCTCGGGTCGGGCCTTGCCCGCGGCAGGCCGGCTGTACTCCTTCACAGCGCGCTGAGGGTCAACGCGGGGCCGGGTTCCGCACCACCCCGGCGCCACCTCGAAGCGATGCAGGCGGCCCTCTTTTTCGCGTCGGGCGCGCTCGGCGGCCGGGCACATATCCGGGCATGTGCCCACAGGCAGCGCACAGTCGGGCattggggggctggggggagaggaCGGGGACTCGCATTGCGAGGACGGCACCGGTCCCTCGCCCTattctgcgggggggggggggcgcccagACTGGCAGACACCCGAAGACGGGGGTAATATATGCGTCCCGCCACACGTCCAGCAACCGCACCCCCTGCCACCGAGGTGACACCTCCCTCAAAAACCTCAAGCAGGCCTCCCGTGATGCACTGCGTTGTAGTTCATTGCCATTATCTGTGCCGCGCGCTCAGAGCCCGCAAACGCCGGTATAATGCGCCGCGCAGAGCCTGGGCAGTTCCCATGAGGCACCGCTTTGTAGGCTCTTCCGCAAACAATCGCTTTGCAGGGGGGCGGACAGGCAGGGGGCCACGCCCACCCAGGACCCTGCGCACTTTAGAAGAGTGTTTGCCTTTGGGCGCCCACCTCTGCGGCGTAGGTAAGCCAGCGTTGGCGTCTTCTCCACCATCTTTCCACCTATAAACTGGCCCAATTGGCCTTACTGTTATTTTCCACTGTTTCCTTGGAGATTATTCTCCCCGTTTTCTAAATCAGAGGtcagccaaaaaaaattttttttttttttggtatttttctgaagctggaaacagggaaagacagtcagacagactcccgcatgcgcccgaccgggatccacccggcacgcccaccaggggcgatgctctgcccaccagggggcgatgctctgcccctccggggcgtcgctctgtcgcgaccagagccactctagcgcctggggcagaggccaaggagccatccccagtgcccgggccatctttgctccaatggagcctcggctgcgggaggggaagagagagacagagaggaaggagagagggaggggtggagaagcagatgggcgcctctcctgtgtgccctggtcaggaatcgaacccgggacctctgcacgccaggccgacgctctactactgagccaaccagccagggccccccccaaatttttttaatgattttttttttagagagacagagagagggatagatagggacagacagacaggaatggagagagatgagaagcatcaatcatcagtttttcgttgtgacaccttagttcattgattgctttctcatatgtgccttgactgtgggccttcagcagaccgagtgacttgcttgagacagcgaccttgatccaagctggcgacctcgggatctcgaacctgtcctcagcatcccagttcgacgctttatccactgcgccaccgcctcgtcaggcttcttctttttttttttaaaggaaagtttattttatttttatttttataaagattttatttattcattatagagaggggagagagagagagagagagagaaggagggaggagcagaaagcatcaactcccatatgtgccttgaccaggcaagcccagggttttgaactggcaacctcgtttccaggttgacactttatccactgcaccaccacaggtcaggcctggtcaggctttttttttttttttttaaatattttatttattgattttttagagagagaggagtgagagagagagacagagagagagagaagggggaggagcaggaagcatcaactcccatatgtgccttgaccaggcaagcccaaggtttcgaaccggcgacctcagtgttccaggtcgacgctttatcccactgcgccaccacaggtcaggccagcctggtcaggctttttaattattttaatttgtgtttacatagattcaagtagaAGTCAGCAAATTTTCTGCAAAACGCCAAATAGTAAATGTTTTTGGACTTTCTGTGGAAACTACATTTTTGACCCCCAGGTATTCAAGCCTGCTGGTGTAGCGAGAAAGCAGCCACAGATGGTACCAACTGAAAGAGCCTGGTGTTCcagtaaaattgtatttttagatACTTAAATTTCGTATCATTTTAACCTGTCACGGAACGttcttcttttgatatttttcaaCTATTAAAACCTGTaaaaaccgcctgacctgtggttgcgcagtggataaagcgtcgacctggaatgctgaggtcgccggttcaaaaccctgggattacctggtcaaggcacatatgggagttgatgcttcctgctcctcccctcttctctctctctctcttctccttctctcctctctaaaatgaataaataaagtcttaaaaaatatattaaaaaaaataaacacttgtaAAAACCATtcgaacaaaaaaaaaaaccttaccaaaaaaaaaaaaaaaaggtagtgagCCCGATTTGGCTGCAGGCCAGTTTACAGACCCCAGTTCTAGAAGAGTCAACAGAGTTTAATGACCAGAGGTACTACTCACATCAAGATAaacacggggcgggggggggggggggtagagacaGGCAGAAGTGTGAGTGCCTGATTCCATACTGGCGGGTGTCGTTAGGGAACTGAGAAGTCATTATTGTTCATATTCTTGGTCCAGTTACATACAGAAATGGCCTCTGGAGTTATAAGACCAGGAGATAGGGCCAGGCCCCCAGGAGAGGAGACGGGGTTGCTGGCAGTGCTGCAGCTTGAGTCCGGGGGAAGGGTCACTCCTCAGGGTGGGACCTGGGACAGGTGTAGGTGCAGGATTTCTTCCGCCCGCCTGAGGTACTCGGCTGCCTTCTTCTTCACTCCTTCCCGCCGGGCAGGCAGTGGGTCATCTGTGGAGAGAGAACGGCTCAGCTGAGTTACCTGGGTTCAGAACCCTGGTCTAGCACCTCATACTATATTTCACAAAGCATAGTTGGGTGTCTTTCCCCTTCCCTGGGGATCAGATctattctccccattttacaaacaaaaacactgaggCTATACGAGGTCGAGAGACTGCCAAGGTTATATAGCTGGTCAGTGAAGAGCAATTCTCATCCTTGACTTGGTAGTTCTTCACTTTACCTTCCCTTCACTGTACCACCAGGACCCCAGGCCTGACCCTCCTCACTCCAGTCCTGCTCACCTGGAACGCCCTGAAGCAGGATGTGCACGCCATCTCGGTAGCCCTGCAGCGCTGCAGGGTAGGCGCCTGCCTTCTCTTCCCGCAGAGCCTGGGTGATGAGTTCTGTGGCTTGGCTCAGATAGGCAGGGGTGGGCCCTTTttcctcatcctcttcctcctccggCCCTCCTGGCTCCCAAGGCTCCTGGTCCAGTCTCCCAGACTCTGCCTCCATTGCTGCCAGCTCACCTATGTGGGTCGGACTGGGGCCTGCACATTCTGAATCAGATATGGAGAACTCAGGCCAGACTGGCCCTTCCTTTCCTAGGGCCTGCTGCCCATCCCCAGACCTCTCTTGCCCATTAAGGAACCAAACCTGTcccaggtggaggggaggagTGCCTGCCTGGACAATCCAGAAGATACTGTGCATAGCAAACTAGCCATGATCCATTTGATTCACAGAGTTCATAAAACCAGCCTACCTTCCTAGTTCTTTCTTTAGGTACACATTAACATTTATTTGCAAGTTCTAGGTCACTGGTCCTACTTCCCTCCTGACTACAGTTGATCTATTAATCCAAGAATTTCCTCCataaagtttttttgtgtgtgtttttttaaattatttttatttatttattcattttagaggggggagagagagagagagagagagaaagagagagagaagggggggaggagcaggaagcttcaattcccatatgtgccttgaccgggcaagcctagggttttgaaccggcgacctcagtgttccaagtcgatgcttttatccactgcaccgccacaggtcaggcatcctcCATAAAGTTTAACTGAAGGATGCTAGACTAGGTAGAAATACTCCAAGCCTTAGAATCTTAGAGCTTTTCTtgaagttttataatttcagcTGAGCCCCCACACATGAAAATGCTGGGGAGTAGATATCCTTATATTCCTAAGAAAAGGGCTCACTGTATTCCCCAGGACTGGCAAAGAGTTGGTCGAACAGTTAGTTCCTCTGCGGATTATACAAAAGACGACTAGTGATCTGGTGAGTCTGTGATAAAAGGGCCTCTGAAGGGAAggtgcaggagcaggaagcaccgtGGCACAGCACTGGCCTCGAGATGGAAGGGTGGGTGTCGCTCCAACCCCAGCCAAGTAGCCCCGTGAGCAGACCGGGGGCCGCctgtgggatgggaagatgaCATCTCATGTCCCAGCTGGACCTGCAGCCCTCCGTGTTGCCAGCGGAGCAGAGGCAGAAGCATTTTGGGGATGCCCTCATACTTGAGTTCAAGGGTTTGGTGTCTGTGGTGAAGAGAGACAGTGCCACTCTTCCTGGAGAGTTCCGACGGGGAGAGGCTTGCTGGGGCGTGCCCACAAGAGTAGAGTAAGAAGACGAGGTAGCATCTGAGCAAACAGCAGTTCCTGGCTTTGAGGTCAAGGCTGTGAGTATTCCCATGCGCCAAGGGAATGTCTCATGGGAACCACCTTGGAGGAGTCCTGATAGGTTTCTGTCTCGGTATCTGGGCACCTGGCACCCCAGGCTGAAGCAAGGTGGGGTACTTGTTCACTTGCCTCTCAGAGCTGGGTACGTTAGTCTCAGTGACACCACCCCCTTGCCTTTCCCCTCCaactccttcttcctcctccccagccttgGAGGGGTTGGAGGAAGGGGGGGCATAATTAGAAGGAACAGAAGAACTCTCCTCATACTCCTGGTCACTATGGCCCCTGGTGCTGGGCTCCCAGCCAGGCCTGAGTGGGGCGGGGTGGCTGGCACTGAGAGCCAGAAGAGGTACCATGGTCCTGATTTGGATCAGAGCCATGGGTGAGAGAGCTCAAAGCCTGAAACTGATCAGAAAGCTTCTGGTCTGCCAGGAGGTCATTAAAAGGTGAAGAAGAGAAGCTGACAAAATGGGCTTAGAGAGACTGTTGAGGAATGAACAAAATGAAGCTGATTCATGATGATCCCAAAGTGAAATCAGCCCTTTCAACACCCCAGCTGCAGCAACAGTATAAACTCAGGGAATTTCACAATGAAGAGATCCAGTGTCTCAGAGCCTGGGACTGTCAGGTCCCTGGATCTCAGTGCCAAGAGCTCAGGACCTGGACCTCCATGGGGCACCCTCCATCTTGATGCCCCTGTATGACAGCAGCTGCTCCAGGGCCTTCCCCTGTGATCTCTGAGCCCAGGCCTGACCCTCCCTTGACCAACGGGATCTACAGCCAGACCTTGAGCCAGCCAGGAAACCCCTACCTGGATCTTGCAACTCAAACCCTCCCAAAGCAGTGCAACCCCTGCTCATTCCAGAGCTTTCTCAGGGTGAAGATCTCATCACAGGAAGTAGCTTATTTCATTCTTCCATGTTTACTCATTGTACAGGGCCATCCAGCATGCCAAGCCCTggcacagagttatgacatcttCTTCTAATTCTTATTGAAACTGTCATTACTCAGAGAGGGCACCTTTctcagatatttttctctttttcctttttctttctaagtgagaggaggggagacagtgagacagactcctgcatgtgcctggactgggaccCATCTGGCAACCCATGTCTGGGGACGATGCTTTAATCATCCAAGcaatttttagtgccagaggctgacactcagaccaacaagctatcctcagtgcccagggccaaggctcaaaccaatcaagccattggctgcagaaggggaagagggagagaaaggagagagaagcagatggtcgtttctcctgtgtgccctgaccaggaatcgaacccagggcgtCCATGCGCTGGTCCGATTCTCTATCTACTGATCcggctggccagggccctttctcaGATCTATACAGGCAGCACAGGCTCGCTGGAGGCTCggcctgcctccctgccctgaAGGATCTTCTGCCAGCCCTCCCTCTGATTTTCCCAGCTTATTACCTTCCTTGGAGAAGGGGTCGAAGAGGGCGAGCTCAGCCTCAGTGAGGGGGCCTTGGGCAGGGGAACTAGATGCCTCTTCGGTGCTCCCACAGTTAAAGAGGAGATCCAGGGCCTCCTGGGCAGGGCTGGATGGCAGGGGGTCTGCTGAGGAATAGATCATTGGGGACATTCATGTCACAGCTTTCCAAATGGAACTATCACCGAATCCTTGCAGCACCATGGGCACAGACAAGCCCATTCTGAGGGtctatgcccattttacagatgatgacatTGAAGCCTAGACGCCTTTGTGCAGAGCTCCCGGCAGGTTAGAGGTAGAAGAGTGGGAACATATCCCAGGCTTTCAACTAAGATTACTGGGGAGGGCCTGTGCCCCCACCCCACTCTGCGCCCTCCGGCCTTGGCCTTCTCCCCAAGCCCAATGTACCTGGCACCTCCAACACCTCAAGGCCCCTCTTCTCCGCAGGGAGTGGCTGGGGCAACCAGGACTCATCAGGTGGTGGCTGGGGCTCCTCAGGGGGCGGTGTGGGGATCAGAGGGGGTGGCAGGATTTGCAGGTCCCTGGACACCTGGGAGGGCCGCGTTACCTCCCCAccctgcaggagagaaagaccaGCCAGGAGGAGTCACAGGGTCCAACTGGTGGGCAGGAAGTTTCCCAGGTGCCAGGGAGGGGGACGAGCAGGCACACATACCCGGAAGAACTCTTTGAGTTGGGGGCTGTTGTTGAGCGCAGGGATATGCACAGTGAAGCGAAGCAAGTCCTCTGCCCCCTTCCGCCGCTCCTCAATCACCGAGGCTTCGAACCGGCCTGCAGCCCCCAGGAAAAGGGGCAGGAAGAGAAGCAGTGACTTCCAGGGCCTCCGGTCCCTAGGccacttttttttgtctttttttttttaattgatttttagagagagaggagtgagagagagagagagagagagagagagagggaagggggaggagcaggaagcatcaactcccatatgtgccttgaccaggcaagcccagggtttcgaaccggcaacctcagtgttccaggtcaacactttaccccactgcgccaccacaggtcaagccctaGGCCACTTTTCCTGGTTCTGTCTGAGAGGATCTGAACAGCGCTTTGTCCCCTCCCCAATCTCCCAGTAATCTTCCATGACTCCTCCTGGAGTGGGCGTGCTTGCAGGAAGGGACCA is drawn from Saccopteryx leptura isolate mSacLep1 chromosome 1, mSacLep1_pri_phased_curated, whole genome shotgun sequence and contains these coding sequences:
- the SAC3D1 gene encoding SAC3 domain-containing protein 1 isoform X1 produces the protein MPDCALPVGTCPDMCPAAERARREKEGRLHRFEVAPGWCGTRPRVDPQRAVKEYSRPAAGKARPEPSQLRPPSVLLATVRYLAGDVAECADASRAEVASFVADRLRAVRLDLALQSAADAEAAVVLEAALAVLLAVVARLGPSAGHGKVDPVLLQAQVHEGFGSLRRCYARGAGPHPRQAAFQGLFLLYNLGSVEALQEVLQLPAALRSCPALRKALAVDAAFREGNAARLFRLLRTLPYLQSCAVQGHVGHARRRALACLARALSTHKGQTLPLGFMVHLLALDGPAEARDLCQAHGLPLDGQERVVFLRGRYTEEGPPPAGTCKVLVGNKLGGRSLEEVVMAEEEDDGADRPQSCE
- the SNX15 gene encoding sorting nexin-15 isoform X2; translation: MSRQVKDDFLRHYTVSEPRTHPKGYTEYKVTAQFISKRDPEDVKEVVVWKRYSDFRKLHGDLAYTHRNLFRRLEEFPAFPRAQVFGRFEASVIEERRKGAEDLLRFTVHIPALNNSPQLKEFFRGGEVTRPSQVSRDLQILPPPLIPTPPPEEPQPPPDESWLPQPLPAEKRGLEVLEVPDPLPSSPAQEALDLLFNCGSTEEASSSPAQGPLTEAELALFDPFSKEECAGPSPTHIGELAAMEAESGRLDQEPWEPGGPEEEEDEEKGPTPAYLSQATELITQALREEKAGAYPAALQGYRDGVHILLQGVPDDPLPARREGVKKKAAEYLRRAEEILHLHLSQVPP
- the SAC3D1 gene encoding SAC3 domain-containing protein 1 isoform X2, which gives rise to MPDCALPVGTCPDMCPAAERARREKEGRLHRFEVAPGWCGTRPRVDPQRAVKEYSRPAAGKARPEPSQLRPPSVLLATVRYLAGDVAECADASRAEVASFVADRLRAVRLDLALQSAADAEAAVVLEAALAVLLAVVARLGPSAGHGKVDPVLLQAQVHEGFGSLRRCYARGAGPHPRQAAFQGLFLLYNLGESGSQMWDRTWGSHPSLPFSQAPWRPFRRYCSCPLPCVPAQPYARPWLWMRPSVKVMPPACSACSEPCHTCRAARCRAMWAMPAAEHWPAWLVP
- the SNX15 gene encoding sorting nexin-15 isoform X1, which produces MSRQVKDDFLRHYTVSEPRTHPKGYTEYKVTAQFISKRDPEDVKEVVVWKRYSDFRKLHGDLAYTHRNLFRRLEEFPAFPRAQVFGRFEASVIEERRKGAEDLLRFTVHIPALNNSPQLKEFFRGGEVTRPSQVSRDLQILPPPLIPTPPPEEPQPPPDESWLPQPLPAEKRGLEVLEVPADPLPSSPAQEALDLLFNCGSTEEASSSPAQGPLTEAELALFDPFSKEECAGPSPTHIGELAAMEAESGRLDQEPWEPGGPEEEEDEEKGPTPAYLSQATELITQALREEKAGAYPAALQGYRDGVHILLQGVPDDPLPARREGVKKKAAEYLRRAEEILHLHLSQVPP